A stretch of the Chanos chanos chromosome 1, fChaCha1.1, whole genome shotgun sequence genome encodes the following:
- the nmrk1 gene encoding nicotinamide riboside kinase 1, which produces MKKLIVGIGGVTNGGKTTLSRSLQERLPNSCVISQDNFFKDNSVVPVDHNGFKQYDVLSALHMDRMMSAIEDWLRDPQTFMTSHGLPVTHPVSPRKQDKDVFILIVEGFLIFNYAPLNSLIRKRYFLDVPYEVSKERRSSRVYSPPDPPGYFDGHVWPMYLKNREEMESMVKDMVFLDGTLDKEELVSTVYEEVMAEVER; this is translated from the exons ATGAAGAAGCTGATCGTCGGGATTGGCGG CGTGACAAACGGGGGGAAGACCACCTTGAGCAGAAGTCTTCAGGAGAGGTTACCCAACAGCTGTGTCATCTCCCAGGATAACTTCTTTAAA GACAACTCTGTGGTTCCTGTTGACCACAACGGGTTTAAACAATATGATG TGTTGAGTGCTCTGCACATGGATAGAATGATGAGTGCCATAGAAGACTGGCTCAGGGATCCTCAGAcatttatgacatcacatgGCCTTCCTGTGACACACCCCGTTTCTCCACGGAAACAAGATAAAGACGTTTTTATACTTATAGTTGAGGGCTTCCTCATCTTCAATTATGC GCCTTTGAACAGTCTAATAAGGAAGAGGTACTTTTTGGATGTCCCGTACGAGGTGTCCAAAGAAAGGAGAAG CTCCAGGGTGTACTCACCTCCAGACCCTCCAGGTTACTTTGACGGCCATGTTTGGCCCATGTATCTGAAGAACCgtgaagagatggagagcaTGGTGAAGGACATGG TTTTTCTGGACGGCACGCTGGATAAGGAGGAGCTGGTCAGCACTGTGTATGAAGAGGTCATGGCTGAGGTTGAGCGGTGA